The following is a genomic window from Spirosoma agri.
TCCATTACGGATTAATGCCCTCGTTCTAAACTCCTTGAGCCTCCTAAACTTAAACGACGAATGGCTTTACCAACACCAAAGACTCCACCCAAACTAAAAGCGGGGGATACCGGTAACTACGGGCTCGCGTTTACGCTCGTTACCAGCTTGTTCTTCCTCTGGGGACTGGCCAACAGCCTGAACGGATCCCTTATCAAACAGTTTCAGATTGCGCTTGATCTCAATCGGTTTCAAGCCGGTATCGTCGATTTCGCATTCTACCTCGGCTATTTTTTTATGGCTCTACCCGCTGGCTATGTCATGCGGAGATTTGGCTACAAACGGGGTATTCTGTTCGGTCTAGTGCTGTATGGGGGAGGAGCCCTGCTGTTTTATCCGGCGGCAGAGGTGCGGGTCTATAGCTTTTTTCTGCTTGCGCTGTTCACGATGGCCTGTGGAATTGCGTTTCTGGAAACAGCGGCTAACCTGTACGTCACCGTGCTGGGCGACCCGGCCAAGTCGGAGTGGCGCTTGAATTTTTCGCAATCCTTCAACGGAATCAGCACCATTCTGGGGCCAATTATCGGGGCGCTGTTCATCTTCTCGAAAACCGAATACACTCCCGAAATGCTTACGGCCATGGCCCCAGTTCAGGCGCAGGCGATTCGGGTGCAGGAAGCGCTCTCGGTACAGGGACCGTATCTGGTTATCGGAACGATCATTGCCTTTGTGACGATACTGTTTGCCGTCACTAAAATGCCGGAAGTGGGGGCTGAAGAAGAACAGGCTGCCGGCAAAACCTCGATTACGGGTGTGTTGCGTCACCGCCATCTGGCACTCGGCGTTGTAGCGCAGTTTGCCAACGTGGGGGCACAAGCAACGCTCTGGGGCTATTTTGTCGATCTGAAACTCGACTTCTCCCGCGATGGACACTGGGCGTTGGCGGAAGCGTACATGAATGCAATCAACGCGATAACCGGCTCGCCAACCGATCTGTCGGCAACGCAGATTGCTGGCTTTCACGCATCGTTCGCGCTGGTGCTGTTTATGCTTGGTCGGTTTGTGGGTACGTCGCTGATGGCGCGGTTTCGGCCGAACCGGGTGCTGGCTTTTTACGCCGTGGGTGCCGTAGCCATGATCATCATCGCTATGCTGACCGGCGGACTGACCGCTGTCATTGCGCTGAGTTTCACCTATTTCTTCCAGTCGATCCAGTTTCCGACCATTTTTGCCCTGGCTACCAAAGGACTGGGTGCCGAGTCTAAAATTGCTTCGTCGCTGGTGATCATGAGCATTGTTGGTGGCGCGCTGATGCCGCTGGTGGCGGGTGCCCTGTTTGCCAATGGCGCAGTCTATGCGCTGCTGGTACCGTTGGTTTGCTTTGCCTTCATCGTATTTTACGCGTTGCAGGGCTATCAGATTAATGCCAATGACCTGCACAATCCGAAC
Proteins encoded in this region:
- the fucP gene encoding L-fucose:H+ symporter permease, translating into MALPTPKTPPKLKAGDTGNYGLAFTLVTSLFFLWGLANSLNGSLIKQFQIALDLNRFQAGIVDFAFYLGYFFMALPAGYVMRRFGYKRGILFGLVLYGGGALLFYPAAEVRVYSFFLLALFTMACGIAFLETAANLYVTVLGDPAKSEWRLNFSQSFNGISTILGPIIGALFIFSKTEYTPEMLTAMAPVQAQAIRVQEALSVQGPYLVIGTIIAFVTILFAVTKMPEVGAEEEQAAGKTSITGVLRHRHLALGVVAQFANVGAQATLWGYFVDLKLDFSRDGHWALAEAYMNAINAITGSPTDLSATQIAGFHASFALVLFMLGRFVGTSLMARFRPNRVLAFYAVGAVAMIIIAMLTGGLTAVIALSFTYFFQSIQFPTIFALATKGLGAESKIASSLVIMSIVGGALMPLVAGALFANGAVYALLVPLVCFAFIVFYALQGYQINANDLHNPNISPEIAP